ttgtttccatatcttaactCTATTGATAGTGAATATAGTgtagtgaacatgggagtgcagatatctaaagtcctattttcattttctttggatatgtacccagaagtggggtagctggatcatgtggtagttattttttaacttttttgaggaacttccatactgtttgcGGTGTTAGCTGCACCAGTTTAGATTCCCACCAGcaatccccttttctccacatctctgCCAATGCTTGTTAtctgttgtccttttttttttttggttatgcccatggcatgtgaaagttcccaggctgagggtcaacccgtgccacagcagtgacctgagctgctgcagtgctgcagttacaatgctggatcacaatgccagatccttaacccactgcatcacaggagAATTCCTTctgttgtcctttttttgtctttttagggccacatctgtggcatatggaggttcccaggctaggggtccaatcagactgtagttgctggcctacaccacagccagagcaatgctggatgtgagcctcttttgtgacctacaccacatctcatggcaacactagatccttaacccactgagcgaggccagtaatcaaacctgagtcttcatggatgctagtcagattcgttaaccactgagccaggatgggtaCTCctggaaatacatattttaagggtttcttgtttgtttcttttagacAATGCTTCTAAATCCTGTGTACCATCTAGAAATTGTTTGGATTTATATGAGGAAATCCTGACTGAAGAAGGAACCGCAAAGGAAGCAACATATAATGATGTATGGATTGCCAGAATTGTGAAGGACAGTTATTTTGCTCCTTTGTAGCTTCTGAAATGCAGGCATCAACTTACTATTGAACAGATATTCTGTGTTTAGGAAATAGCTCTTGGACTAAAAGAAATATAAGTCAGTTTCTGCCCTCAGATaagctttttaaaacaatttttttgaatGCGTGCCTAAATTTAGTTATAATTTTGCTTGATTAAATTTAAGAGTCTGAATATATAAAATCTCAACAGGCAGTTTGAtaaaacattttatctttaatGATTTGTACTAAGTTATAAATTGTCCCAAGACTTCATGCAGACAGATTTCTTTgtgtcttatttaaattttaaaatttggagattTAATGCAAAATTAAGCAAAATGCATTATTGGTAGGCCCAACTTTAAAAACCAGTAATCTTGCCTCCAACCAATCTTGGCAGTTATTTTATAGCTAGAGAATACTGTCTTAAATAGTCTGTTCCTTTTAgattctttcaaaatgaaaaatagtattgTCCTGTGTTAtgtacaaataaaaatgtttgtatgTAGAGCTTGTATGATTTGCTGGGTCAAACAATGTTTCCAACCTAAAATCTATCTTATTTCTACTTTAACTACTTTGAGTTGTATTTATTAAGTAATGCagtttgtacttttttattttgtaacattttgtgatttttttggtacaatattttatttgtataatagaGCAATTCTTAGctgatggaatgaatgaataaaatatgtaattttactttaaaaaataaataaaaaataagaaccagTAATCTAACCAAACACCTGTTATTAGAAATAGACCTCATCTAACCTTCTTTGTGGGTTGATTtgcaaagttttaaatattttgaaatgtcatttaagctaagaaaataatttagaatgatTCCTGATCTTTTCATATCTTACAGTTGCAGGTAGAATATGGAAAATGTCAGCTGCAAATGAAAGAGCtgatgaaaaaatttaaggaaatacaGACACAGGTAGGGttgtaatgaatattttatttttgccttattaACTTAAAATCAAAGtttagtgaatttttttgttaGAAATTATAATGCTGAAGTATTGGCAGAttatagaaaagttttaaaaaagtattaaatgaaATAGCAAATCTGGCAAAACATGCATTATTTCCTATGTCAATTAAATTCATatagtaacacaacattgtacatctatagttcaataaagtttaaaaaattgctaTAGTAAAACTATTTGATTTGACATAAATGATCTGCTAGACTAGTTAAATAATAGCAAATCATAAAGATTATAACAGGGTGGTTTAAAAGAGAATTGGTTTGAAGCATGAAGACTTAAAATGGCTGGTGGAGGGAAATGCTGATACTTTTGCCAGAGTTGACTTGTTTTGTGATCATGCTGCAAAAATCAGGAATATTCTGTCttgttctgaattttattttttggtaaagttatttctcttccttttccttttctccaaagagCTATTCAGTCCTCAATTCTTTCTTTGTTCATCTGAGAATTAACACAATGTTGCAGGTTAAACCTCCAAGTTGTtgaatataataaattttttattattttcaaaataataacctgggcagaactttttttttttttttaattttaatttctgttttaagtaGTTTCACTTTAAATGGCCTTTCTCTGGTGCCAGTTTTCTTCTCTAagtctcagcttccccatctgcatCATGAGCATCATTGTACTTCTCCTAGGACTGTCTTGAGAATACATTTGATAAAATATGTGATGCCTGCCACTTAGTTAGCATTCAGCAGTCATTAGCTAGTATAAATAGTAGTTTAATAATTCTGTAGATATATACTTTATTAAGTATGTTTTATGATGTTTAGAATTTcagcttaaaaaatgaaaaccaatcccttaagaaaaatatttcagcacTTATCAAAACTGCCAGAGTGGAAATAAACCgcaaagatgaagaaataaataatcttcACCAAAGGTATGATTGAGGGGTGTGGACGTGGGTGTTGATGGTTCccgtggcatgtgcaagttcccgggctaggggtcaaatcagagctgcagctgccagcctctaccacagccacagcaacatcagatccgagatgcatctacaacctacaccacagcacatggcaatgccggatccttaacccactgagcaaggccagggattgaacctcagtcctcatggatactagttgagttcgttacctctgagccacaatgggaatgccttcatttatatgtttgtttctttttcccctcacTTATATGTTGAAAACTACTTCATGTCTGTACAAAATTTTCAGAATTAACCTCGGCAAGAACTGAATTTATGATTGAACTCCTTCTATTACTTCTAGCGCTATAGAATCTCCATCATTTATTCAGCTGGTGCAAGCTGGAGAGACCAAAGGGCAGAATGACCATTTAATTCATTGCCCAAACCAGGATACTTTTGAGAGTAGAAGGAGATACTATTAATAAttacactgaggagttcctgatggcctagtggttaaggatctggctttgtgaccgctgtggcttgggtcactgctgggtcatgggtttagtccctggcctgggaactcctgcatgccataggcatgactgaaaaaaaaaaaaaaaaattaccctgagATCGCTTGGCAAACTGGGACATAGAGTCACTCTACCTAGGAGTCGTCATTGACACTTAGCTCTCTTATCCTTCAGATCCAAATTCATTACCATGtcctgttgatttttttgtttctgtaatcTCTCAAGttcatttctctccatttctacCATCATTGCTGCCCATCAACTCTTCTCTGAACTGACAGTAGTCTCTGTGCTTAAAACTCTGCATCCACTATTGCTCTTTCCAGCCTCTGGTTTCTCACTTCTCAGTATTAAAGCCACAGGACACTCTCTACAGCACAAGTCTGGAGATCTATCATAGAAGAGCTATCCCACCCCCTGTCTTGATTAAAACACGTCAATGGCTTCTCATTGTTCTTAGGATAAAAGATCATAAATCTTAATTGGGTTCACAAAGCTCTTCACACTATGGTCCAAACTACTTTTCAGGCCTTGTCTTCAGTTATCTTTTCCTGAGGTTTCATGGTTCTGGTGTGTCTCTGGTATTCTTTCAGTTCCTTGGATGAACATGAGCTCTGCAGGGCATGAACTGTTTGAGTGCTTGAAATGCTCCTCTCCTCTACTTGCTAAATACCTGCTCATCCTTAGGTCTCAGATAAACATCCTTTTCAAAgggaaaatttgtctttttttttaaatttttttttttttagggcaacaccagCAGATACGGTGGGTCCCAAGCTAAGGCtggaatcaaagctgtagccactagcctacttcacagccatagcaacaccagatctgagccacatctgcagtctacaccacactcatgtaacaccagatccttaaaccactgagcaaggccagggatcgaaactgcgtcctcctggatgctagtcagatttgtttccgctgagccatgatgggaactcctcaaagggaAATTAATCTGTCCTCACTGCctaggtcactttttttttttaaatttctgttttttttttgttgttgttgtttttgtttttctttttagggctgcacttgtggcatatggaggttgccaggctaggagtcaaattggagctacagcaacacaggatccgagccgaatctgcaacctacacctcagcacacagcaacaccggatctttaacccattgagtgaggctggggattgaacccaaaacctcatgtttaCTAGCCGGTCTTCTGAAAACATTAGgacttattattttaaacaataaatacatatcactCCCCTGGGAAAGAATAACAgttctatattcctttttatttttgcacaGTATGTAACATTTTAAGATGGCTTTTACTGTGGAATTgtataagaaatagaaaagtagGATAGGGAGCTACATAGAGGTCTCTTTTCATCTGCTCTGTGTTGTCCAGCAAGATTTCACTTTTCCTTATGTTTCAGTTGGGCTAGAGTGGGTGAGGGCAAGAAAATAAAGCCGCTTGTTCTGAAAGAAGTGAAtttgtagttagttttttttttttttaaagaaagctttttttagttttattgtttaATTCTTTATTGTTTGCTTACTATTGAGTTCTGGttgctcttatctttttttttttttttttttttgctatttctttgggccgctcccgtggcacatggaggttcccaggctaggggtctaatcggagctgtagctactggcctacaccagagccacaacaacgcgggatctgagccgcgtctgcaacctacaccacagctcacggcaacgccggatcatgaacccactgagcaagggcagggaccaaactcgcaacctcatggttcctagtcggattcgttaaccactgcgccacgacgggaactcctgtagttagTTTTGAGGtgtgtgcctgtggtgcaggaaATGTGAAAGACATGGGCAAGTACTGGAATAGAACTGAGAGGTCCTCCAGGCTTTGTGTCAGCAAAGCATATCAAACTCCTTGTTTTAAGAACTGGCCTATTTAGTTGGAAGCTGGTAAATACTTATTACTCACTCCTTCATACAAAGTAAAATTAGTTTTGCCAGTATGTGGACCCCCAAATTTTAAAGTGTATCAATGTGGTTAAAACCTGGATCATTTGCAGTGGGTTgtttccagtgttgtcactgtagcagcttgggttgcaactgtggcacggtttgatccctggcctgggaatttccacatgccacaggcacagccaaaaaaaattgggggactattaaaaagcaattaacttttcttttttttcttgttaatttctgtttcttattaGATTGTCTGAGTTTCCACATTTTCGGAATAATCACAAAACTTCAAGGACATCAGATATAGTTAAAACAAAAGATCTTAAATCCAGATCTCCCCATTTGGATGACTGTTCTAAGACTGACCACAGAGTGAAAAGTGATGTTTCTAAAGATGTGCATTATAGCACTTCACTGCCAAACCtcgaaaaggaaggaaaatcccATTCTGAAAAAAAGAGCACTTCACATTTGCCTACATCTATTGAAAAACACTGCACCAATGGCATCTGGTCACGTTCCCATTATCAGGTTGGTGAGGGTAGTTCAAGTGAGGATCatagaagagggagaaaagagagtcgACACAGTCAGTATAGCAGAGGGACCGACAGAATACGAAAAGACTTAAACACTGGCTGTGGTGATGGTGAACCCAGGAACATAGAAGCTGATCAAAGGCTCCAAGGACGTCCTGAGAAGTACAGTAAAGGTGAACCAAAGGCTGAAAGCAAAAATTCAAAGTTGAAAAGCAACACCgatttggattataaaaatgaacGTGTTAGTTCTTCTTGGGAGAAAGAGAGCTCTAGAGACAGATTACACACGCGACCAGAATCTCAAAGTGACAAAAAACTTGAAAGACAAAGTGAAAGGtcacaaaatataaatagaaaagaacTTAAATCACAGgacaaagaagagaggaaagttGATCAAAAGCCTAAGTCAGTAGTAAAAGACCAGGATCATTGGAGAAGATCTGAACGAGCATCGCTTCCACATCCCAGGAGTGAACTAGCAAAATCTTCTCATAATTCAAGTAAATACCAtccagaagagaggagaggatgggAAGACTGTAAAAGAGACAGGGCTATAAGTAATCATAGTTTTCAAGAAGGAAGAGGTCTGTCCTCCCTTTCAACCAGTAGAACTCATAAACATGTTGACTCCAAGGAAGGTGACACCATGCACCAGCGGGAAAATACACCTTCAAGAGCAGAAAGGCATCGAactgaagagaaaaggaaaagagaacgagagagcaaagaagaaaagagacataTGAGAGATGAAAAAAGAATGCCTACGGAACATTTGCAGAAGACTAGTagagaaactaagaaaaccaCTACTGATTTAAAGAGACAGAATGAGCCAAAAAATGATAAAGGTGAAGTCTCTAGTAATGATGTTTCTGAAGGAGCGGATAATAAAGAGCTTGCAGTTAATGCTGAGAGTGGTCCAAATGATACACAAAACAAAGACTTAAAGTTGAGTTTTATGGAAAAACTGAACTTAACTCTTTCTCCTGCTAAAAAGCATCCTCTTTCTCAGGATAATCAGCATAAAATAACTGATACTCCCAGATCCAGTGACACATGTGATTTGGAGTCCTTGGTGCAGGCTATAACAGTGACATGTATTCCCTCTGTCAGTGAACATATCACAGAGGAAACCAAATCAGAGTCTTTGGAACCAAAGGATGCTCTGGCAGCAGCATGTGAACCCAGGACCagtatttcagaaaagaaaatagaagaaaatagttTGTTGGTTAAATCTGCTGAGAATACTGTGCACTGTGACATGGCCACGTGTGGTACAGAGACTTCCTTCCCAGCACCTATGCCAGTGGAACACACGAAATCCTTGTTTCCAtcatcagcagaaatgaagcaaaTCATTGGTGGTGCAAGGGCAGCAGTTCCTGTGGTAATGAACGCAGTAGACACAAATGTTTCTCAGAACTTTGACTTGGGATTGGATACCAAAAGAAATGATGACTTAAATTCCTGTAGTGTTTCTGAAGATAGAGAAATGAAAGAGGCTTTTTCAACAGTGACCAAATCCAGCAAAAGCATTGCACAGCCTTCAATTGAAGAAGCTGGTATTTTGCCAGTAGTCCTTTCAGAAGATGATAAACCAAAGTCTGAGCCTTCTCTTACTGTTCTTCCACTGGTGGAGAGTAAGTCTGGTCATTTGGAGCCTTGCTTACCTAAAGAGACTCTAGAATCTTCACTTCAGCCGACTGAGTTAATGGACCACAGAGTGGAAATTGGTGAAACAAATTCAGTATATCATGATGATGAGAACTCTGTTCTGAGCATTGACCTTAATCAACTGAGACCTATTCCAGAAGCCATCAGTCCTCTGAATAGTCCAGTGAGACCTGTGTCAAAAGTTCTTAGACTGGAAAGCGCATCTCAGGTTCTATTATATAATAATAGTCATAAAGGTAATAGTTTATATTATCTCCTATAACTTATCTTTTTGTGAAATACAGAAGCCGGATGAATAAGTGCTTCTTATTTGGTAACATAAGTATTATTCAGACCCCTGTTGTTAACTAGAAATGTACATGGAGCCTTCAGTCTAGATTTAGGTAATTCTTATTTATACGGGAAAGGGAAATGGTAGGACAGCTTGTTTCAAAAACTCTTTGGTTGCTTTcagatatatttctgttgttcagAAGCCATCATCAAATGGTAGAGTAGGTGATGTTGCCAATGTCAAGTAAAGACACATGAACCTTTGGCTGATGGTTATCCAAATTTCTAGGCCCTATACTGTCACTGTTGTCAGGCACCGCTGAGACCAGTAAAGACTAATGACATAAATAAGTCATTAACattctgctttttgaaaaaatCCTATAAAAGTAATAACTTACCTCAATATTTACTTTGGGGGTTATATTTAGTATGAAAATGTTAAATGACAAAGACTCTAGTTGTCATGTGACTATAATATACTTTTCTCTTCCACAGATGTGTTTCCACCAAATTCAGCTCATTCTACCTCCAAGACTCAATCGGATctcaataaggaaaataaaaaaccaacTGACAAATCTGACAAGTTTACCGAAGCAGACTCCAACAAGAACTCATCTTTAGATGAACTAGAAGAAGGAGAAATTATAAGTGATAGCGAAAAACCTAAGCCACAAAAAAGTTTTGAGAAAAGTGCCAACGCAAGAGCTTCTGCTCAAATGCTGAGCACAAAAACTAGCCCAGGAAGTAGGAAAAGCACTGTGCATTTGGATAAAGACAATAGGAAGATATCTTCTATAAAAATCCATCAGACCAAAAGCAAATGGGATAAGAGACGCAGTGAATCAAGCAGAGCttcaaaaacagagaagaaagataGGTCAATGAGCACTTCTAGCCTTGAAAAAATAGTTCCGGTTATTGCCACACCCTCTTCTGTCCCAGAGGTTATGCACATGTTACGAATGATAAGAAAACACGTGaggaaaaattatatgaaattcaaggtAAAATTTTCAGTGATACAGTTTCATAGAATTATTGAGTCAGCAATTTTGAGTTTTACATCACTAATTAAACACCTTGACTTATCCAAAATCTCCAAGTCAGTGACTACTTTGCAGAGGAATCTCTGTGATGTTATAGAATCCAAACTTAAGCAAGTTAAAAAGAATGGCATCGTGGACCGTTTGTTTGAACAGCAACTaccagatatgaaaaaaaaattgtggaaatttGTAGATGAGCAACTTGATTATTTGTTTGCAAAGCTTAAGAAAACCTTAGGGAAGTTCTGTGACTCTGAAAACTTTGGCAGTGACAGTGATGAAGGAaaacttgaaaagataaataaggagaaagcaaaacattCAAATTATCAGAAGGGGAATGCAGACAACTCCAgtaaagaaatgttgaaagagaAAACTCCCAAAGTAGTAGGTTCTGGTTACTCCAAGTCTTCAATAGGATATAAAAAATCTGAGGAGAAACATCAAGAGCAAAATAATTCCAATATTAACACGGTAAAGCATGACAGTAAAAAAAGTATGAACACTTGCTTTGATAATATTAAGGACCCTCAATCTGAAGGGTGCTCCTTAGAACCAAACTGCCTGAGCACCCAAAAGCCAGGAAGAATCGAAGGCAGCACTGCAGAGGAGGCACAGACCTCCCAGCATGCTGCTTTGAGGTCGGAACGCAGTTTCGAGATTCTTACTGAGCAGCAAGCATCCAGCCTTACTTTTAATTTAGTGAGCGATGCACAGATGGGAGAGATATTTAAAAGTTTGTTGCAAGGTTCTGATCTTTTGGACAACAGCGTTAACTGTACTGAAAAAAGTGAGTGGGAGTTAAAGACACCAGAGAAACAGCTACTAGATACTCTTAAATGTGAATCTATACAAGCTTGTACAACGGAAGAACTCGTGTCAGGGGTGGTTTCTCCCTGTCCTAAGATGATTGGTGATGATAATTGGTCATTATTGTCATCTGAGAAAGGTCCTTCTCTGTCTTCAGGGCTTTCCTTGCCAGTTCATCCTGACGTTTTGGATGAAAACTGTATGTTTGAAGTGTCCACTAACATAGCTTTAAGTAAAGATAATGCGTGTAGTTCAGAAAAGAGCAAGCCCTGCATTTCTTCCATACTTCTTGAAGATCTAGCAGTCTCTTTAACAGTACCATCGCCTCTCAAGTCAGATGGTCATCTCAGTTTCTTAAAGCCAGAAATTTTGGCTAATTCAACTCCTGAAGAAGTTATTAGTGCCCATTTTAGTGAAGATGCCTTACTTGAGGAAGAGGATGCATCTGAACAGGATATTCACTTAGCCCTGGAGTCTGATAACTCAAGCAGTAAGTCAAGTTGCTCTTCGTCATGGACAAGCCGGTCTGTTACTCCAGGCTTTCAGTACCACCCGAATCTGCCCATGCATGCCGTCATAATGGAAAAGTCCAATGATCATTTCATTGTGAAAATACGGCGTGCAGCACCATCTACCTCCCCTGGTCTTAAGCAGAATATGGTGGCTGATGAATCTTTGCCTAGAGTGGAAAAGGAAGCTGATGAAGCAGCTGACAAAGACTATGTTTCGTGTCAGAATGGAGTTTTAAAATCTGTGGAGGAATTGAAAAATTCCAGTGAAAATGTTGCTAGCAATAAATCAGCTCATGAAGAACAGGACTTTATGATACAAACCAAGGTTCCTGATATATATGAGTTTCTTAAAGATGCTTCAGGTAAAGTGGGTCCCAGTACTGGAGTGGCCGAAGAATGTTATAAGTTGCATCAAGCATGGCAACCCAAAGTGCCTGAAAACATTGAAGAATTGCCTCCAGTGGAAGAAATTCCACATTCTGTCCCAGATCATCTTCCAAACACATATATAGACCTCACAAAAGATCCAGTCACTGAGACCAAAAACTTGGGGGAATTAATAGAagtaacagttttaaatattggTCAGTTGGGATGTTCTGGAAGCAGTGTGGATCAGAATGCTCCAACATTAGACAGTATGCAGCCTGAAACTGTAGATGCTTTTATTGACTTGACCCAAGATGTTTCAAgtgaaagtaaaaatgaaagtaacCATCCTGCTTTACCTGTTGAAGACTTGGGGTGTCAGGTGATATGTGTAGATGAAAATAACTCTAAGGAAGAAAATGTGCAAGTGGCAGACAGGCCTGTGGAATGCATTGTCGAGGAAGCCTGTATCGATTTAACCTCTGAATCTCCCAGTTTGAGTGTAGTCAAAAAGGATGATTTAAAATCAGAGTTGGTGTCAAATTCTGATAGTCTGGAGTTGCCTGGGGCTTTGGATAATgctcacaaaaagagaaaaaacctttCTGATCTAAATCGTTCTTCTCagaaaaaacagaagaaggaaacagaCTTGACCGTTagggaaaagaccaaaaaaattaccCAAGATTCTGGTGAGAATGATGAAGCTCACCAGAggaaagccaagaagaaaaaggCCCCAGAAGTGACTAAAGATCCCTCATCATTAAAGGCAAGCCCAGGGACTAAGGATGCATCAGCAACACCTGCCACTTCTCTCACAAGTCTTTCTGCAAAGAATGTTattaaaaagaagggagaaattaTAGTTTTGTGGACAAGGTAAGAATCTTATGAAACTGTTAAATCACCAGAGAATTTTGAGGTGCCAGAAATCTGTCATGCCATCATAGTTTTATCCCATCACAAAATAAGGAGAGTGATGACATACTTCAAAagtggctaggagttcctgcgtggttcagggggttaaggatccagcattttcgatgcggtggctctggtcattgccgtggtgtgggtttgatccctagcctgggaacttccacatgccatgagtgtggctaaaAAAAGTGGCCAGAGTTGGTAGAAGATACATTCTAGGATACAGCCCAGCTGTACTGTAGAATAGTTTAGAGCAGTGGCGCTTAATGGGGAATGTGTCTTAGCATTACAGACAGAAATTTTTATCGCTTTTTAACTTtagtttttcaatgaaaaaactCACATTTGTAAGGTACCTGGTATAAGCATGTTTTTGGAAAGAGGAATGACAGGTGGTGAATAGGACAGAAGTATGAGTGTGTAATTTGAGTTTTCCccctaaaatttttcataaacagGTTGTGCTTTTGCCTTTTATgtgaacttttaaagaaatgctgatttaggagttccagtgcggcggctcagcaggttaggatacagcattttcactgcagtggcttagtttgctgccgtggtgtaggttccatccctggcttgggaactgctgcatgccgtgggcaaggcaaaaaaaaaaaaaaaaagaaaaaaatgctgatttaaagaccccatttcaggagttcccgtcatggcgcagcagaaacgaatccaactaggaaccacgaggttgcctgttcaatccctgaccttgctcaatgggttaaggatctggctttgctgtgagctgtggtgtaggttgcag
The nucleotide sequence above comes from Phacochoerus africanus isolate WHEZ1 chromosome 2, ROS_Pafr_v1, whole genome shotgun sequence. Encoded proteins:
- the CASP8AP2 gene encoding CASP8-associated protein 2 isoform X1; the encoded protein is MAADDDNGDGTSLFDVFSASPLKNNDEGSLDIYAGLDSAVSDNASKSCVPSRNCLDLYEEILTEEGTAKEATYNDLQVEYGKCQLQMKELMKKFKEIQTQNFSLKNENQSLKKNISALIKTARVEINRKDEEINNLHQRLSEFPHFRNNHKTSRTSDIVKTKDLKSRSPHLDDCSKTDHRVKSDVSKDVHYSTSLPNLEKEGKSHSEKKSTSHLPTSIEKHCTNGIWSRSHYQVGEGSSSEDHRRGRKESRHSQYSRGTDRIRKDLNTGCGDGEPRNIEADQRLQGRPEKYSKGEPKAESKNSKLKSNTDLDYKNERVSSSWEKESSRDRLHTRPESQSDKKLERQSERSQNINRKELKSQDKEERKVDQKPKSVVKDQDHWRRSERASLPHPRSELAKSSHNSSKYHPEERRGWEDCKRDRAISNHSFQEGRGLSSLSTSRTHKHVDSKEGDTMHQRENTPSRAERHRTEEKRKRERESKEEKRHMRDEKRMPTEHLQKTSRETKKTTTDLKRQNEPKNDKGEVSSNDVSEGADNKELAVNAESGPNDTQNKDLKLSFMEKLNLTLSPAKKHPLSQDNQHKITDTPRSSDTCDLESLVQAITVTCIPSVSEHITEETKSESLEPKDALAAACEPRTSISEKKIEENSLLVKSAENTVHCDMATCGTETSFPAPMPVEHTKSLFPSSAEMKQIIGGARAAVPVVMNAVDTNVSQNFDLGLDTKRNDDLNSCSVSEDREMKEAFSTVTKSSKSIAQPSIEEAGILPVVLSEDDKPKSEPSLTVLPLVESKSGHLEPCLPKETLESSLQPTELMDHRVEIGETNSVYHDDENSVLSIDLNQLRPIPEAISPLNSPVRPVSKVLRLESASQVLLYNNSHKDVFPPNSAHSTSKTQSDLNKENKKPTDKSDKFTEADSNKNSSLDELEEGEIISDSEKPKPQKSFEKSANARASAQMLSTKTSPGSRKSTVHLDKDNRKISSIKIHQTKSKWDKRRSESSRASKTEKKDRSMSTSSLEKIVPVIATPSSVPEVMHMLRMIRKHVRKNYMKFKVKFSVIQFHRIIESAILSFTSLIKHLDLSKISKSVTTLQRNLCDVIESKLKQVKKNGIVDRLFEQQLPDMKKKLWKFVDEQLDYLFAKLKKTLGKFCDSENFGSDSDEGKLEKINKEKAKHSNYQKGNADNSSKEMLKEKTPKVVGSGYSKSSIGYKKSEEKHQEQNNSNINTVKHDSKKSMNTCFDNIKDPQSEGCSLEPNCLSTQKPGRIEGSTAEEAQTSQHAALRSERSFEILTEQQASSLTFNLVSDAQMGEIFKSLLQGSDLLDNSVNCTEKSEWELKTPEKQLLDTLKCESIQACTTEELVSGVVSPCPKMIGDDNWSLLSSEKGPSLSSGLSLPVHPDVLDENCMFEVSTNIALSKDNACSSEKSKPCISSILLEDLAVSLTVPSPLKSDGHLSFLKPEILANSTPEEVISAHFSEDALLEEEDASEQDIHLALESDNSSSKSSCSSSWTSRSVTPGFQYHPNLPMHAVIMEKSNDHFIVKIRRAAPSTSPGLKQNMVADESLPRVEKEADEAADKDYVSCQNGVLKSVEELKNSSENVASNKSAHEEQDFMIQTKVPDIYEFLKDASGKVGPSTGVAEECYKLHQAWQPKVPENIEELPPVEEIPHSVPDHLPNTYIDLTKDPVTETKNLGELIEVTVLNIGQLGCSGSSVDQNAPTLDSMQPETVDAFIDLTQDVSSESKNESNHPALPVEDLGCQVICVDENNSKEENVQVADRPVECIVEEACIDLTSESPSLSVVKKDDLKSELVSNSDSLELPGALDNAHKKRKNLSDLNRSSQKKQKKETDLTVREKTKKITQDSGENDEAHQRKAKKKKAPEVTKDPSSLKASPGTKDASATPATSLTSLSAKNVIKKKGEIIVLWTRNDDREILLECQKRGPSLKTFSYLAAKLNKNPYQVSERFQQLMKLFEKSKCSRYWR